One genomic region from Zalophus californianus isolate mZalCal1 chromosome 12, mZalCal1.pri.v2, whole genome shotgun sequence encodes:
- the TMEM60 gene encoding transmembrane protein 60, whose protein sequence is MRMSLAQRVLLTWLFTLLFLIMLVLKLDEKAPWNWFLIFIPVWIFDTILLVMLIVKMAGRCKSGFDPRHGSHNIKKKAWYLIAMLLKLAFCLALCAKLEQFTTMNLSYVFIPLWALLAGALIELGYNVFFVRD, encoded by the coding sequence ATGAGAATGTCCTTGGCTCAGAGAGTACTACTCACCTGGCTTTTCACATTACTCTTCTTGATCATGTTGGTGTTGAAATTGGATGAGAAGGCACCTTGGAACTGGTTCCTCATATTTATTCCAGTCTGGATATTTGATACTATCCTTCTTGTTATGCTGATTGTGAAAATGGCTGGGCGATGTAAGTCTGGCTTTGACCCTCGACATGGAtcacacaatattaaaaaaaaagcctggtaCCTCATTGCAATGTTACTTAAATTAGCCTTCTGCCTTGCACTCTGTGCTAAACTGGAACAGTTTACTACCATGAATCTGTCCTATGTCTTCATTCCTTTATGGGCCTTACTGGCTGGGGCTTTGATAGAACTTGGATATAACGTCTTTTTTGTGAGAGACTGA